The region GGCGCAAATTCAAACCAGCAACTTTACTAGAAAGAGAAGAGCCGATTGAACTTAATTTTGCTGAAACTGAATGGAGTCAAGTGAAACGCTATATTGATTTTTAAGCTTTAAGTTTTAACCAATGTACTTTTATGATGAATATAAGGTCAATTAAGATAGGAGAAAAGATAAAATGAATGCAGAACTGATTCAAGCAATCAAGGACTTGTGCAAAGAACGTGGCATTGATGCTGAAGTTTTATTTCAGGCCATAGAAGAAGCCCTTGTTTCAGCTTACAAACGTGAGTTCAACGCTAAGAATGCCGAGAACATTCGCGCTGAAGTAGATAGAGATACTTGCGAGATGCACGTATTCCTGATGAAAGAGGTAGTTGAGGAGGTATCTGACCCCAACTCAGAAATTAGCTTGGCTGATGCCACAAGCATTGATAGCGACTTTGAACTAGGCGATTTGCTTGAATATGAACTTTCTCCTCAAGATTTTGGCCGCTTGGCAGCCCAGACAGCTAAGAGCGTGATCAACCAAAAATTAATCGATGCAGAAAGCAACCGTATCAGTGCTGAGTTCACCAACCGTATCGGTGAATTAGCAAGCGGTATTGTGCAACGTAAAGATAGACGCGATGTTGTTGTTGATATTGGCCGTGCAGATGCAATTTTGCAAGTGCGCGAACAAGTTAGACAAGATGTTTATAACTTTGGTCAACGTATGCGCTTCTATATTCTCAAGGTTGATACCAAACATGGTCGCCCTGTTGTTTATGTCTCTCGTAGTCATCCACAATTGATAGCCAAATTGTTTGAAGCTGAAGTGCCTGAAATTCAAGAGGGTATCGTTCGAATTTACAGCGTTTCACGTGAAGCTGGCTTTAGAAGCAAGATTGCTGTTTACAGTACAGACCCAGATGTTGATCCAGTTGGTGCTTGCATTGGTAATCGCAGGATGCGTATCAACAACATCATGGAAGAATTACATGGCGAAAAGATTGATATTGTTCAATACGATGAAGATCCAGAAACATTCATTTTGAATGCTTTGTCACCAGCTAAAGTTTTGCGTGTCACCTTGTATCAAGAAGGCGATACAAACGTAGCAGAGGTAGTTGTACCAGACAATCAATTACCATTAGCTATCGGTCGTTCTGGTCAGAATGCTCGTTTGGCTGCTCGCTTGACAGGTTGGCATGTTGATATTAAGAGCGCTTCACAAGCTGAAGATTATCAAGCAAAATTGGATGATGATTTAGCAGAATCAATTGACGCTATTACAGAACAAGCTTTGGCTAAGGTTGAGGCTAATAACCAGACAAAAGCTGACGCTGAAACAGAAACAGAAACTGCTGAGTAAATAGTTGCTGTTTGCTTATGAGGAGGAAAGGCTAAATTGGATTTAGACATAACGGCGATAAATCGAAATGGCCAAACGAATGAGTCTGATTTTGCTTTGCCCAAAGAAAGGGCGGAGCTTTTAGAGAAAGTTCAGAGCTTGCTTGGCTTGGCTAGACGAGCTAGGCACCTGCAGCTTGGTTTAACGGCTGTAACTAAGCTGATTGCTAGTGGAGAGGTGGAGCTTATCTTTGTAGCCAGTGATTTGGCGGAAGATAGTAAGCGTAAATTGCATAACCTATTGGCGAGCAAGGAACACCTGCTTAAGCATAATTACTATTGCTGTAATATGTTTACCCGGGCAGAACTAAGTGCAAAGCTTGATAGCGAAAGAGCTGTATTGGCCTTGCCAGTCGATGGATTTAGCCAGTCACTTAAGCAGAGCTTGCTGACTTACAAAGAACTTTTGCAGGCAAATTTACAAGATCAGGAAATTGATCCGAGTAATTATTTTTCAAAGCTGCAGGCTGTATGTCGTACTTATACCAAACGAGTTACTCAGTCAAAGCAACATAAGAATAAATTAGTTGGACAACATGAACAGACAAAAGGTCTTAGGCAGTTACGAGGAGGGAAAATAGCGCATGTCGGAAGAGATAAATAAAAATGATGAGGCAATTGAAACGAAATTAGATCTAACGGACAATAAAGAGCTTGAAGACAACAAGGAGCCCAATGCGCCGGTAATTACCATGAAAGGCTTATCAGGTAAGAAGATTGCCAGCGTAGTTAAAGTCGTTAAAATCAAGAAAAAAGCTAAGACGAGCAAGGCAGCTGATTCTGAGGCTGAAGCGGAAGCAAAAACTAGTGCTGTTAGTGCCGCCAAAGATTTGCTGAATAATACGGCTGACGCTGTTAAGTCGGCTGTTAAGCAGGGTGTTGATGCTTTAGCTAAGGTGACAGGTGTAAGTGAGAAATTACATAGTGAATCTAAGGCAAAGGTAGAGACAACTGATGCACCAGCTGAAACTAGTAGTAAAGCTGAGCTTCCAACAACGCCAGCTTCTGTTAGCGAAGCTGCTTTGGAAAAAGTCTCTGAACCCGAACAAACAGCTATGCCTGAACCAGAGAAGCAAGAGAGTGCTACAGATGAGGTAAACGTGCAGACAGAAGCACCTGCAAGTGAAACTAAAGTGGAAACAAAAGAAGAAGCTACTAAAGTTGCACCAGAATCAGTTAAGACTGAAATGGAAACTGAAACTAAAGCTGAGCCTAAAGTTGAGGCTAATGGCAAAAAAGCTAAAGAGTCAAAAGAAAACATAAAGGCTAAATCTGAACATAAAGCTAGCAAGAAACCACACAAGCAAGTGGTTGCTCAGTCTGTCTTGGATAGCGTCAACGTGACTTTGCCAACTAAGTTAGGCAAAATAGATGACTTCAATCGTGATGTGATCAATCGTGTGCGCGAGGAACGTGAGAAAGAAAGACGCAGCGTAGCTTCTCAAAAGGCTGCCCAAATGACAAAGGCAATGGCAAGTATGCGTTTGCAAAAGTTAGAGAGTAAACGCCAAGAGGAAAAAGCTAAGAATGCTCAAGCTGAGCCTAAAGCCCAAACAGGTGAAACTGTTGAAAGCTTAGCTAGTGTTGGCTTTGTTGTGCCTAAGCCAATTGGTAAAGTGCAATTGCCAGTTAAGCGTCAG is a window of Amygdalobacter nucleatus DNA encoding:
- a CDS encoding L7Ae/L30e/S12e/Gadd45 family ribosomal protein, yielding MDLDITAINRNGQTNESDFALPKERAELLEKVQSLLGLARRARHLQLGLTAVTKLIASGEVELIFVASDLAEDSKRKLHNLLASKEHLLKHNYYCCNMFTRAELSAKLDSERAVLALPVDGFSQSLKQSLLTYKELLQANLQDQEIDPSNYFSKLQAVCRTYTKRVTQSKQHKNKLVGQHEQTKGLRQLRGGKIAHVGRDK
- the nusA gene encoding transcription termination factor NusA, with the protein product MNAELIQAIKDLCKERGIDAEVLFQAIEEALVSAYKREFNAKNAENIRAEVDRDTCEMHVFLMKEVVEEVSDPNSEISLADATSIDSDFELGDLLEYELSPQDFGRLAAQTAKSVINQKLIDAESNRISAEFTNRIGELASGIVQRKDRRDVVVDIGRADAILQVREQVRQDVYNFGQRMRFYILKVDTKHGRPVVYVSRSHPQLIAKLFEAEVPEIQEGIVRIYSVSREAGFRSKIAVYSTDPDVDPVGACIGNRRMRINNIMEELHGEKIDIVQYDEDPETFILNALSPAKVLRVTLYQEGDTNVAEVVVPDNQLPLAIGRSGQNARLAARLTGWHVDIKSASQAEDYQAKLDDDLAESIDAITEQALAKVEANNQTKADAETETETAE